ATGCTGGAAAAATCTTGGTCTGTCTTAAGCACATGGGCTTCCAGCCAAAACTAGAACTCCTATTAAAGGgacaacagcaaaaccaaattcTATGTAGCCACTcactttttctgcatttgaagaGTAGAAATTTTGGACCCTATCCCAGTGTTTGGTACAGGCCTTTTCTGGGTCAGGCCCAGTAAATGACTCTAGAAATATTCACAAGCTGTACTAAAgtgaaatgtttcctttgttATACTGTACATTCTTCAGGTCATACTAGATTCATGATGTTTGCTGGGTGAATTTTTCCAAAGACTGTTTCCATGGAGCctgaaaaagtaaaaccatCTTAAGATATTTTgtcttctgattatttttttatttttttatgtattttttttttttaagcaaaaatctTACAATGTCCCTTTTGGGTTTGGTCCTAAAATGACTAGGAATATCTCTGTATTCCTTTCAAATCAGACAAATTGCTGAAGTCTTGTTTAAGTCTGGACAATACTTTATGCagtcattttctttccatcGCTGCTAGTTACAGTTCTGACTTGCTTCTTGGGTGACTTTGAAATGTATTGGTTTGGCATTTGCAATTCTATACTATTAAtgttaaatgtgatttttataaTATTTGAAGTTGGGAGGATGTggcttgaaatattttaagtttgCCTGGAACTAAATAATTGAGCATGAAAATTCAAGAAGAGATTTCATTAACAGGATGGTTAGAATCCTGGTttggaaaaaggagaagaatggTGGTatcagtttttatttctctaattGTAGTAGCAGGTGTATTAGTAGCTATAAGATGCTGCATAATTCCATATGTGGGAAGACTTCTACaaggtctttactgtgagggtgctgaggcactggaatgggttgcccaaggaagttgtgaatgctccattcctggcagtgttcaaggccgggctggatgcAATCTTGGATGACagggtttagtgcgaggtgtctgtgcctgtggcaggggggttggaactagatgattttaagatcctttccaactctattcaactatcctatgattctgtgaagtctTGAAAATTGATGCCTTGGTTTACTTCCcaaatatttctgcataaaGAAAATAGATGCTGCTTAATTAGCAGAATAACTTTGTTAGCAATGCATGCTAAAATAGTGGTTATTGAAGGAATGCCTATCCCTAAGGTGCATTGATGAGGTGTGAGAAGAGTGGAAATACTCTTCTTCCCTGCCCCGCCCCACAAGCTCAAATCTAGTTACAAAACAGAAACTCAAATAGCGGTAATGCGTATATCGGGAATAGGGAACACAAAGTTCTTTCTGAGTGCTGATCTGCCAGCTAGAAATATTACATGCAAATGGAAACAAGGGAGGTGTGTGAGtagcttgaaagaaaaaaaagtgggtaGCCTGTTTGAACAGCTTGAGggcacttccatgtcctttgctCACTTGCagccattttttttcaggtagaaACTATATAGAGGATGTCTGAAATAGATACAGAAACTGACCTGGCTTCTTAAACTTTCTAttctttgcaaatattttaaagctggATCAGTTTCCTCATTAGTGTCACTAAAACCTTGTTTTGGGGATACCACTCTTAGCGGTTCACATGGGTTATTGTTTGCTGTGCACTACTTACTCTCTTGCTTGATCTAAATTACTATTAAATAAGCATTAGTATGCCAATCCAAATTTCTAGATTTCACTTGTACTTTTCAGTCTGTGAATGATCCctgaaacaagcagaaattaGTTGTGCTAGATGCTGGTAACCATCACTACAAATTTAGCAGCCTTCTTTTTAATAATCAAAAATCCCTAATCACTTTGCAAAGTGATACTTGgctgctgatgctgcttttgaaaatgtcacTAGTGCTCTTTGAAAGgcttcttcctgctgttttcaAAGTGTATATCCATATAAACTTAAGACATGCTGCTTTTATGCATTATGAATTTGCTTATAAAAATCATATGATTTCTGGTGTCTTCGGAGGGGAGAGTTGCAAGAGGAAAAATTCTAACCACATCTTTCTCTTTTGACAGCAAGTCGAAGTAGATGCACAACAGTGTATGCTTGAAATCTTAGATACTGCAGGAACGGTATGTAAAACCAACTTCCCCAAATACTGATTTACAGTGTTAAAACCATCAAAAGCTGTTGGGATATAAATGGTGAtgtgtttccttcctccttctctagAGTAACCATGGTCAGTGCATTTGATTAAAGGATGCTTTTTAACATACTagtgttttaataaaacttCAGTATTGCCGCAGAAATTAATTGTAAGCTTCCTGTGAGCTCGTTCTGTAACAGGGGAAATGTGAGGTTGAGCGTTTTAAAAGAGATTGCACTGCTGTTTTAAGTTTATATTGTTTAGAGGAAAACTTAGTCCCAGTGGTTACTCAggtttgctttctgttgctgtaGAGAATGCATGCTTTCTTctcatcttctttctcttttgtgtgAGATGTGTTCTGACATTGGGGATAAAAACAGTTATTGCTTTAGTCAGCTTATGGGAACTCAAAAGCACAGGGTTTATGCTGACCCTTTGCATACTGGTCAGGTGTTTCTCTGTCTAGTTCCAAAATTATTGAAACCAGTCATTTCCTTCATTGATTCTGGTGAGCATAAGCTCAATACCTTTAGAGTGTAACATGTTCTCTGAACTGTAGTAATAGTCTGGTCCAATAATAACTTATTTAAGCTCCATAATATAATAAGACCATGTAGAACTACAGAAAGATGGAGCAGCTATTATCTCAAAATAAATTGTGCTTTTTGTCTGACATACAGAAAGGAGCTTGGTGCGTAAGTGATCAGGCACAAGATAGCCGAGTCACCAGTGTGAGAAAGACAAATGCTGTTTCACAGTTGTACTGTTGAGAGTTTTCAAGCAAGAAGTCCTAATGCTTCTGTGCAGTGCACTAGTGAGCCTTTATGTGCAGTATCATAGTTGTCACTGGTCTAGGAAATAAGATGAGTCTATTGAGTGTCACCATCCTCTAGACAATCTCCTTAAATATTAAAGTAGAATTTAACATAGGAAAGTGACTACAAAATGGAGGCTGAAAAAGGATGCATTTGCTTTACGATGCATTTTAAAGAATGATCAGGAGATGGGAAAAACTTGGTATGTAACAAAAGATTTGGGAAGAATGTAACTTCTGTAATCTACAGATTTCACTTTACCTTTTACTGTATCTCTAAGAAATTACTCCAGTTTCTGTGACTTTTTTCCAGGGTATAGCCCTTGGCAATATCTCAGTGCTGCTCAGCCACCCCAGATAATGTTCCAAGcttcagatttctttaaaagcagttcAATTTACTATAATGCTTTTAGTCAAACAGTAAAATACTGGTCACTTTAAAGGAGGGGAGGGGACACAAATGCATCTTACTTGTGATCTGTTTTTAACCTCAAGTGTACATGGCAGCTTGTGCAAGGAAAGTGGAAATTGACGGCAACATCTGTATCTACTTTTCAATTACAGGAACAGTTTACAGCAATGAGAGACCTATATATGAAAAATGGACAAGGTTTTGCATTAGTATATTCCATCACAGCACAGTCCACATTTAATGATTTACAGGATCTAAGAGAACAGATTCTTCGAGTCAAAGACACTGATGACGTAAGCATCCTCGAAAATGCTTAATACTTAAAGAGTTTTCATTACGGATGTTGCAGTGTGATCAGATAGCTTCTGAGCTTTAAGTTAAGAGACAAATCAACCAGTAGATGGGTAGTACAGAAATGCAACTCTTAAGGCTGCATTGTAACTGGAGAAATTGTAACTTGTCATGTGTAATTAGAGAATTGtccttttttttatattttccattaaaatactCTTTGAAATTGTATTGAAACTTACTagtactgcaaagaaaaaattactaGAAACATTCCTAAAGCAAATCTGTTCTTACCTCAGTTACTATCAATGaaggtttaaaaaacaaaaaccacttttttctcctcaatATGCCTACGGTTTATGGTATTTTGAAGGCACAAAATTCTAAGCTCTTACAGAAGACAGTACTGTAAGCTTTATACTTGAATGTTACGTAGCGTTTATATTTTGTGTGTGCCTGCAAGTAAGTTTGGGGGTTCTATTTCCACATAATCTCAATATGCACCTCTTAACATTATTAAACCTACAAAGTGAGGCTTAAACATTACAAGTTtataactgattaaaaaaaccttGCTACAGTTGTAGAAGTGATACTCAGTCCCTTAGTAAATGGAAGAAAGGTATTTCAAATGTGAAACAGTAGTAATAGTGTGTTTTTAACAGAAACACGTTAAGCTGTAGCTGTTGGGCAAGGAAGAATGTCCTCCTCCTGGTGGGAGTCAGGGGGAAAGCACTGAACAGTCTTTAAGTGTGCTCATCTCATTTAAACTGTGCTCATGGAAACTTTGATGCCTTCCTTACTGCTCTGTATCCACGTGTGCCTGCTGACAGCAGGCAAAGAACATATTAAATTCAGTTCAGAGAAGTTCACTGTGACTTCTGTAATACAAACCACCTTGCACTTTTAAACTGTAAGCATTTGCAGGTCTTGCCTATGTCCAGCAGACTTATTCTGGAAGGGATTTATTACCCGTTATCACAAATGTATCTCAAAAGAGTAATATTTAACTTGCATGTACCTCTCCCAACCAGAGCCCATCAAGTTATAACCttgtttaattaattttgtacaaaattaattttgtacacaaaaatcaaaatgtGACTATACTTGAAACCTTAGTTTATGTGGTGTATTTATGCTGACTAGCATAAGCTTTCTTTGCTAGTATTTTGGTAGTATTTCCTTGGAATTGTAATTCTTTTTAGGACACTCCCCTCAGTCTTGAAAATCATTCCATAGTACCAGGAAAAAGATAATGAGCTTCAACTGACATGTTTAGTTCTCGCCAAAATTTACATACAGTTCTTCCATTACTTGCTCTCTCAGTGGGGGAAAATTAAATGGCCAAGATGCtgtaaaccttttttttcagcACTTGAATTTGGGAAAAATTTAGCTATGTCCTTAAATTAGTAAAAGGAAAGGCGTGAGCGGGGAGGTGACAGGCAATGGACCAGACAAGTTTGTATGGTTaccttttctttccacaaaGGTGAATTTGTTTTCTATAGTTAGTAATTTTTATAAGgtggcatttttctttcctctgtgtaCATCAGCTTAATAATGAAAACTGTGTGAGTAAACTGCTCTTGCAAGGAACACAGATATGCTGGGAGTAGAGGCATGGTGAAAGGAGCTTTTGCTTCCTTCATTATGCTACTCAGTACAGGCCACTTTTTCCAGGATTTCTGAACACATAAGAATCATGTAGCAGATTCTTTGGTAGGTTTCTTGATGCCTTAAACATGTGAAAAGGAAATCTCATTAGGTCATCTGAAAGATGTGAAATTTGCTCCATTGACAGTGTACTGAATGCTCAAACCATTCCCCCCACCACCCTGCCAAATGgcaagcagaaaacacagtttgATTTGAACATGAAAGTATTGCACAACGTTAAACTTAAGCTTCAGTTATACCAGAATTCGATTATTCTGAAAGATGGGATCCTCTAATGATTCATATAGGCTTGTAGGTGTGCATTTGCAATGTGCCTTCCCAGaattttaatgatttctttgctGGCATTAAATTGGCTTTTTTTAGGTGCCTATGATTCTGGTTGGCAATAAGTGTGACTTGGAAGATGAAAGAGTTGTGGGAAAGGAACAAGGACAGAACCTAGCAAGGCAATGGAATAACTGTGCGTTCTTAGAGTCTTCTGCAAAATCAAAGATAAATGTTAATGAGGTAAGGCATGTTACCCACAGTAGGGAGGggtggcagggagggaaggatggaACACTGTTCTGGTAACGAAATGTTTACTGTTTGTCAAGGAAGAGCTAACAATTATGAATAACATTGACTATAATGGACAGAACTCTTCCCTACTATAGTGAGATTTTGAGATGTTTATATTAAGGGATGTATTTAGCTTTGACTTGTGACTTTTTGAAATTATACTAATTTTActgtaattaattttcaaattatattCATATTAACTTgattaaatacttttttcatgCTGCATTCCCTAGTTGACACAGTCTCTATCAATGGAGAATATACTGCTgggctactttttttttttttttttttttttttttttttaagaccttTAAAGGAGTGAAGTCCTTAAATTctttatttggtattaaattaTTTGAGACGGTAAGAACAAAAACTCTTCAGAGTTTTGTCGAAATTATCATCTTTATaatgaaaaggaggaaaagcctCTTTACCATCTagctctttatttatttagcaagaGCTAGGTGACTGATCCACACACATGCAATTTGGGACTTCCCATAGTGCATGCTTTCTTACCCAGTGTGGGTGCAAGCATGAAAAAAGGGATGCGAGAATGTTTAGAAAAGGAAACTCTTAGTATTTACATTTCTGGAACAGCTTGAATTTTACAATAAACGCTACAGTTCTGTGTGTCTTCTGGAAAACGTTGGCAGCATCAGTCAGGTTGAAAGGGCCTTCATGCAAGACTTGTATGTAATCAAGAGAGTATGGTGGGCTTAAGCACAGCTAATCTTAAAAATAAGTAATGTGTGTTTAATTAGTTGGGAATTTCTGGAAACTATTCCgtttttcttaaatacaaattaatcaGCTTAACTATATAGATGTTGTATGTTTAATAAACTAAAACTTACTTGCATCAAATACCAAAAGCCCTCATTggaatgttttctgctttgtagcCAGTGCTTAGGAAACTGTTAGGATGGCTTTAGCATGAGGACTTGCTTGATTTAAGAGATGCAGAAATAATTGGAACAATGTCAATTATGAATGAAACATATGCTGTTTAATTGTAATTTGTAGACTTGTCTtaaattagcctttcaacaaAACCATGTTCTAATTAGAATTCTAGGAGGCTCGAAGTGTGAGTCTTTCATACATGAGTTACTTGTCTAGGAAATGTTAGCTTATGTCATGCTGTAGTCCTAGGGAGGCTGCTGAATTAATTCTCTAGACTTTAGTATTTTCAGACTTACCTTGAAAAGCATGATCTTGTTCAGGGGAGGGACTATAACAGAATGTGCAGCTTACTTGAGTTACCATGAAAATGTGTAGTTAAAGCTTACTAGacctttctttaaaagaatatCCTTAGTGAGTTGAGTTAGAAGCAACCTGTGGCCTGTATCTTGACCTCAGTACTAATTGCAAAGTAATAGCATATAATAATTGATCACTGTGAAATACAGCATGTGTGTTAAGATTAATTTGAGCCAGAGTTAAATAGCTGCAGATTACAGATGCTTTTCCAGTTCGCTTCATTGAAAGTGGAAAACCCTTGGAAGACAATTaccttaaacagaaaaaaaaaacggCTGTTAACTAAGTATAcaatttaattttctggctttgtGATAACTAAATATTTACAGGGGTTTGCGAGTATTTGGGGATTCAAGGCTTAAGGTTATGAGAGAAGCCTCTTAATGCCAATAACCAACTGAATTTTTATATTCTCAGATCTTTTATGACCTTGTGCGgcaaattaacagaaaaactCCAGTGCCTGGAAAAGCACGTAAAAAGTCATCATGTCAGCTACTTTAATACATAGCTGTGCTGTAGCTCTGAGCCAGGTAAAccttttcacattttctgtgtattaTGGCTATAAAGGACCCAAACAGAACAACAACGAAGAAAACCTGAACAAATGTTGTAGCTCTTGATGCAGAACAGCATTGAAAATTCTTTATTTACATTATCATAGAAATATTTATGGTCTTAATTTTACTGTTCCAAAGTCAGAACTACAAATATGTGCAAGGTACATTCacactggtatttttttttttttttccccaggcttTAAGGTGTTGGTTGTTCCCAAATTAACAGTGTTTGCTGATACTTCAAAACTTTAGCATTTGGAAACTGAGTTCCCTTTTTTAGGGACTGATAGAATATATTACAAAAGCTCAATTATCAGGAAGGCACATtataaaatactgcagtgtGTGTGCTAAAATGTCACTTTCTGCTTTGACCTCCTTCATATATTTGCATGATCCCATAGGAGTTCCTCGCTTTCTTTGGACCATATGGGTATTTTCCAGGTTGCATGGTAATAAGTACATTTGGAAGAGAATGGTGATCATTGTAACACTCCAAATACTTGGCCTGGAGCTGTTGGTTACTAGATCAATTTCTTACTTGCTGGCAGTTGGTTAATGTTCTACAAATCCATGCTTTAAGAATGCTGCTGAAGGCTCAAGCAAGTTCCAGCCTTTTCAGAACTTAGTGAGCAggcatgatttttatttttaccctgCAACTTGTTCTTGGGCAGATTGTTTCCCTCTGTCTACATCCAAGCCTGAGTATGGGCAGAGGTTCCCCCTTGGTTGACCTCATACCATGCGAGTTGCCTGCTCATCTTGATTCTGTACCGTTTTACTGAATATACAGTGGTTCAGTTGCTTCAGTACTATGATCAATTATTTTGTCATCCAGTAGATCTGTTTGATGTCCTAGCAGGATCCTCCAGTATATTTCACTGTCATAAATTGCAGGCTTTTATTAATATTCAGGTAGTGCCACATTTTAAGTCTTCTTTAATCGATATTATTACTTACTTTATTTGAACAACAGTTCAAAGTAAACTGAGAGGGTTCCAAAAGCATTAGCTGAGGATGGCAAACGGCTGCTCCATTTCCTTAACAGGGCTTTTGATTCAAGAGCTTTGATCCTTCAAATgtgtttttagtttttaaagccACTGGAACTATCATACTGTAAGCAAAAGTAGTCCCACCCATCAAATATTACTTCCACAGTTCAGCTTGGATTACCATATGTATCCCAATTCTGTTTTACTAATTGAGACAGTCTGTTATTTGTGTACAGTAGAAATGATATTAGTAGAAGAGAAGTGATAAGGTTATTTTCTGAGTCTGCCAAGAACTTTGCTAGTTAACTGTTTCCTGCTTTAGTTCTTTTAACTAAAGAGAAGTGACAAATAGCTGTTACTAATACTAATCTCTTGTTTTGCTATTACAGGTCTGAAGAACTGTTGCCCAATTCAACAGTGCCAGCATTCCAACTTTATTAAACCTACCAACATCTTAAATGGACTTTCCTGTGGTGGTACCCTTTAAGAAATGGATGAAAGCTACTACATCAGTTTGCACATTCTAATCACTTTCCAGTGTCATGAGAGATTTTTACTTATAAATATTCTAAGTGTATGCAACTGGTAAAACCAGAGCCTACATCCAGTATTACTGATAAGAGACATTGTTCATCCACCAATGTTGTACATGTATGAAAACTGTGTACTGTATACTTCAACAATCCCCACTTTCTATTGGAGAGTACAATAATGTAAATCCTAAAAGCACCACTATTTTAGCATAATAAAAGAAAGTCCAAAGAGCTCCTATATAGACTACTCCAGATAACTTTGCTTCATCGGTATTTGTAGCTTATTGtaacttttttaaagaaatacaggaTCATCATCATCGTATTGTACAAAAGCGCTTTGATTAACACAACAGCTATAtagttttttaattttaggaaAAACCTGTGGAGACAGTGATCTAGTCTTTAAGAGTCCTTTCAGTATAACGTCTGACTAAAGACATGGCCTTTAATATCTGTTGGGAAGGAAATGTCCAGACTTTTCAACCTTTTATTgtatgtttccttttccttgtttaCATAGGGAACAATGTTTATAGTTGTGTGTACAGTGGGGGTCTACAACAAGAagtgtatattttaaaacaattttttaatgatttaacAATTTTTTGTAAATCATTTTCGGGCTTCTGCAGCTGTAGATTCTCACTGTGAATTCCCTTGCTTGCTCATGCATAAGTGTATTTGCAATACCAAATATACAGGTTTAGTACTTTTGCCTGTTAGTGATTGTTTTACATGTGTAACGTTTTGGTTGAGATGTTAAATGGTGGAAGAGTACTGTGGATGTGAATGTGGGAAGTAATTTTAATCATGTGTAATTGGTCACAGGGCCTAAGTTGCAGTAATTAACTTTTGCTGATTTATTTAACAATGCCTTGTTGCTTTGTATGCATTAACGTTTGGGTGTAAAGATTGTGTGTATATCCAACAGGGAGCCACAGTATTTAAATTGACCAACCTAATGTTACAACTGCTTTGAGGTGGCCAAATGTAAACTAAAAGCCTTAATTAAAGTGGTGCAATTTTGTATGACTTAGCATCAGTAGTTCAATAAATTTGGATTGCCATGCAAGGGCTTGCATTACAGTTATATACTACTtgaatgttttgtgttttagtAGTGCTAGTAGatattgatttttaaatctcttGCAAAGTGCAGATTCATACATCTTAGGATGAAAAGGAGCCATTATGGCTTTGTCTTCTGACAAATACATGCCATATATACTTCTTCCAATAGCATCTCGTGCTAGGGTGGGTGAGTTTCTGACTGAATGAAATTCTACTTATAGTATTGGACTTGGAATATTCCAAGTTCTAACATGACAgagaaacataacaaaaaataCCTGTCTTCAAAGGTTAGACTTTGTAAGTGGCTGTTTTGGGAACTTGGAAATATGTTGCCTgctatttttccttatttctagGGAGAATTCATTCTTAAAATTGACTTAGTGTGGCTTTAAAAACCCCCCCAGCTATTGggagaaaatacaatttttctgcatgattaaactgtatttttgtttgatttcaagGAGATCTGCCGAAGAGCATTCTTGCAGTATtgagtgtagagtcttgcaggCTTTAAATATCTCTTAACACTGTTGGACTGTGAAGTGGAATGCGTGGACTGTGGATGACTTCCTGAATTTGGCTGTGTGGCTGAAAATTAATGTCACACCCAAATACTTGGTACCTCCTGTTTTTCTGGCACAGAATTATCAGGGCTTGTTCTAATCCATTCCTGCAAATTCTGTGAGATTAGGTTAGCTAATACCTATAAGCTTTGagatagttttttttttttccccaaagttaATTAAGTAGCCCAGCTGATCCTTCCT
The sequence above is a segment of the Lathamus discolor isolate bLatDis1 chromosome 1, bLatDis1.hap1, whole genome shotgun sequence genome. Coding sequences within it:
- the RAP1B gene encoding ras-related protein Rap-1b; protein product: MREYKLVVLGSGGVGKSALTVQFVQGIFVEKYDPTIEDSYRKQVEVDAQQCMLEILDTAGTEQFTAMRDLYMKNGQGFALVYSITAQSTFNDLQDLREQILRVKDTDDVPMILVGNKCDLEDERVVGKEQGQNLARQWNNCAFLESSAKSKINVNEIFYDLVRQINRKTPVPGKARKKSSCQLL